One window of Cryptococcus neoformans var. grubii H99 chromosome 11, complete sequence genomic DNA carries:
- a CDS encoding vacuolar-sorting protein SNF7, whose product MSGWMSYFTGRKDTRESARDAIVGLRQQLLMLEKKEEFLQKKIEEEMKKAKANATGNKRLAMAALRQKKAHENELDRIAGTRLTLETQVNAIESANLNAETMVAMKKGADALKGIHSNLTAEGVDATMDKIREQMDLTNDISDAISNPVGMGIVLDEDDLKEELDALEQEQLDDRLAGADRVPSHLPASPVGQTTGRAAVEEDEDDEEAQLRKLQAELAM is encoded by the exons ATGTCGGGCTGGATGTCCTACTTCACAGGTCGCAAAGACACTCGAGAATCAGCTCGAGATGCCATTGTCGGCCTGCGCCAACAGTTATTGATGCtcgaaaagaaggaagagtttttgcagaagaagatcgaggaggaaatgaagaaggcgaaagcTAATGCTACAGGCAATAAGAGAT TGGCTATGGCGGCTCTTagacagaagaaggcacACGAGAACGAACTTGATAGGATCGCTGGCACAAGGTTGACCCTTGAGACTCAA GTGAACGCTATAGAGTCAGCGAATTTGAATGCGGAGACAATGGTGgcaatgaagaagggtgcAGATGCTCTCAAGGGTATCCACAGCAATCT CACTGCCGAGGGTGTCGACGCTACAATGGACAAAATCAGGGAGCAAATGGACCTTACCAACGACATTTCCGATGCCATTTCCAACCCCGTGGGCATGGGTATTGTTCTAGACGAG GATGATCtcaaagaagaactggaTGCTCTCGAACAAGAACAGCTCGATGACCGGCTTGCGGGGGCAGATCGTGTCCCAAGTCACCTTCCTGCGTCCCCCGTTGGGCAAACGACGGGAC GAGCTgcagtggaagaagatgaggatgacgaagaagccCAGCTTCGTAAACTCCAAGCCGAGCTTGCCATGTAA
- a CDS encoding hydrolase, protein MAIPLPDTSSIPSHALDALQEDALLPICKTCGTQYPSPRDDCPICEDPRQWVPASGQAWTSLADLGSKSKHSLLPDKEDVRISHIITEPAFAIGQTPFLIETAGGSYIWECSAFLSLGLIGHLSELKKPLKAMAISHPHFFSSSLTWSRALNIPLYICAADKEWYSRIEDLKDSDDVRFWSGEVELGPGVKLVQCGGHFPGSCVFYWDRLSEPPPSSSDLPTKPTPVSGIIFTSDTLMVQPNQTHFTFAWSIPNMIPMRPKAVLRIKESLKGIEYSQATSSWPERWIREDAKKALNESVVRYLGAEGWRFEGDSLIELVTQ, encoded by the exons ATGGCGATCCCCCTTCCAGACACATCATCAATCCCTTCGCACGCTTTGGACGCCCTTCAAGAAGACGCCCTTCTACCGATATGTAAAACTTGTGGAACGCAgtatccttctcctcgtgATGATT GTCCGATATGCGAAGATCCCAGGCAATGGGTCCCAGCTAGCGGTCAGGCGTGGACATCGCTCGCCGATCTGGGATCAAAGTCCAAACACTCACTTTTGCCTGACAAGGAAGACGTTAGAATCTCCCATATTATCACTGAGCCAGCATTTGCCATTGGCCAAACAC CGTTTTTGATAGAAACTGCAGGAGGATCATATATTTGGGAATGCTCAGCATTTCTTTCACTGGGACTCATCGGACATCTGTCGGAGCTTAAAAAACCTCTAAAGGCTATGGCAatttctcatcctcat ttcttctcctcgtctcTGACGTGGTCACGCGCCCTCAACATTCCACTCTATATCTGTGCCGCTGATAAGGAATGGTATAGTCGAATCGAAGACCTCAAGGACAGCGACGACGTGAGGTTCTGGTCAGGAGAAGTGGAACTCGGTCCAGGGGTCAAGCTTGTTCAGTGCGGGGG GCATTTCCCCGGATCATGCGTTTTTTACTGGGACCGCCTCTCCGAaccccctccttcttcttccgatcTCCCTACTAAACCAACTCCTGTATCCGGCATAATCTTTACTTCTGATACGCTCATGGTACAGCCTAATCAAACTCACTTTACCTTTGCATGGTCTATACCCAACATGATTCCCATGCGTCCTAAAGCTGTCCTGAGGATTAAGGAGAGTTTGAAGGGGATAGAGTACAGCCAGGCGACGAGTAGCTGGCCGGAAAGGTGGATTCGTGAAGACGCCAAAAAAGCGTTGAATGAGAGTGTTGTACGATATCTTGGGGCCGAAGGGTGGAGATTTGAAGGGGATAGCTTGATAGAGCTCGTCACCCAATAG
- a CDS encoding F-type H -transporting ATPase subunit B — translation MASRFAIKSLRSAAIRPAVAPRAVVAQSARFLATQPTPDEKAASIINSVPSSSLFTKTGGVLLGTGLTAAAVSSELYVANEETVLLVGFLVIATVIGKSVSAPYAEWAKGQIEKVKSILNSAREEHTRAVTDRIDSVGQLKEVVPLTESLYAVAKETNQLEHENFILAQENAVKAELKSVLDSWVRYEQQQREAEQIALVKTVQANVEAELAKPAFKKQLLEEALAQVEQIAKSKAI, via the exons ATGGCCTCTCGATTCGCTATCAAGTCCCTTCGATCAGCGG CTATCAGGCCCGCGGTTGCCCCCCGTGCCGTGGTTGCTCAGAG TGCCCGATTCCTCGCGACTC AGCCCACCCCCGACGAGAAGGCTgcctccatcatcaactCTGTCCCcagctcttctcttttcacCAAGACTGGAGGTGTTCTCCTTGGTACCGGTTTGACCGCTGCTGCCGTCTCATCTGAGCTCTAC GTTGCCAACGAGGAGACCGTCTTGCTCGTCGGTTTCCTTGTCATTGCTACCGTCATCGGCAAGTCTGTCTCTGCCCCTTACGCCGAGTGGGCCAAGGGCCAGATCGAAAAGGTCAAGTCCATCCTCAACTCTGCCCGTGAGGAGCACACCCGTGCCGTTACCGACCGAATCGACTCTGTCGGCCAGCTCAAGGAGGTCGTTCCCCTCACCGAGTCTCTCTACGCCGTTGCCAAGGAGACCAACCAGCTCGAGCACGAGAACTTTATCCTCGCTCAGGAGAATGCCGTTAAGGCCGAGCTCAAATCTGTCCTTGACTCTTGGGTCAGGTAcgagcagcagcaaaggGAGGCCGAGCAGATTGCTCTTGTCAAGACTGTTCAAGCCAACGTCGAGGCTGAGCTTGCCAAGCCCGCTTTCAAGAAGCAGCTTTTGGAGGAGGCTTTGGCCCAGGTTGAAC AGATCGCCAAGAGCAAGGCTATCTAA